Proteins encoded in a region of the Carassius gibelio isolate Cgi1373 ecotype wild population from Czech Republic chromosome B5, carGib1.2-hapl.c, whole genome shotgun sequence genome:
- the her7 gene encoding hairy and enhancer of split related-7: protein MKILRDTQTIKMDRKLLKPQVERQRRERMNRSLESLRTLLLQGPEHNSPTQRRIEKAEILEYTVLFLQNSVAQAKKAIDVKGGEKCQFMDGFSSCLQNAASFLSDEGKARGLDGSVTAILCQRLSQPCVSSTFRVPVRIQNSSSKQVPDSNAQHHLQQNSVCKQGLPTACRNVLPHLNRIPFRSTDSNTLHTAPPSSQHQTPVSQTVWRPWP from the exons ATGAAAATCCTCAGAGATACTCAGACCATTAAAATGGACAGAAAg CTGTTAAAACCTCAGGtagaaagacaaagaagagaaaGGATGAATCGGAGTCTGGAGAGCCTGAGAACACTGCTTCTGCAAGGCCCTGAGcataat AGTCCCACTCAAAGGAGAATAGAGAAAGCAGAGATCCTGGAATACACCGTCCTGTTTTTGCAAAACTCTGTCGCTCAGGCCAAGAAAGCAATAGATGTAAAAGGAGGAGAAAAGTGTCAGTTTATGGACGGCTTTTCATCGTGTCTTCAGAACGCGGCCAGCTTCCTGTCAGATGAAGGTAAGGCCCGTGGACTGGATGGTTCAGTAACTGCTATACTGTGTCAGCGTCTGAGCCAGCCATGTGTGTCATCCACCTTCCGAGTGCCTGTCAGAATCCAGAACTCATCCAGCAAGCAGGTTCCAGATTCAAATGCACAGCATCATCTGCAGCAGAACTCTGTCTGCAAACAAGGACTTCCAACAGCTTGCAgaaatgttttgccacatctgAACAGGATTCCATTCAGAAGCACAGACTCCAACACACTGCACACAGCTCCACCATCCTCTCAACACCAGACACCAGTCAGCCAGACAGTCTGGAGGCCTTGGCCTTGA